The DNA segment GCCACGATGCCGATTGCCGTCAGATTTCCTGTTATATGGGTGTTGGTAATCCTCTCAATGCCGTTTGGGGAGATCAGTTCTATTATGAGTTTATAATCCTCTCCCATCGCCAAGCCGTCTTTGCCGACGACTGCTCTCTGATAATTCACCTTCAGCACAGGCCGCAGCCTGACAAGATACGCAGGTGTATTGTCCAGCCCGCCGTAGGAATCCATGATCTGCTGATCTTCCACGGTCTCTGGCTCGTAGGTCATGATTATCTGCTGGTTGCTGAGGTCATAGAGAGGCAGCGTGATCTCAAAGAGAGGCCCGCTATTCACTGTTGGCTGATTGCTGAAGGCTGACAGCTTTACGTTGTGCTTCAGGTCTTCAGGTATCTCTGTATATTCATGCGTTATCTTCTTCTGATCAAACTGCATGCTGTCTGGAAGGATCTTCATGCTCTCGGGTATCAGAGAACGTGTCAGGTATCCGGCTTTCGATCCAGATATGCTCTATCTGAAGGTTTGTTATCTTTCCTCCCTGTATCACAGGCTTATGCGGTATGCCAGCCTTCTGGAAGAACTCTGCCATCTTTAGAGGGTCTTCAATGCCTGTAAGGTTCTTTGCCTTTTCGATATCAGGGAAGAACTCTATGGTGCCTCTTACATATCGCGTCGGAAACCCCGAGGCCCTAAGCATTGCAGCAAGGAGTGTTGCCTGGTCGCAGTCATTGCCGCTTCTCTGTCTCAGGGTCTCTTCAGCCCCTTTCATGCAGCCCCAGTACCACTCGGTAGAAATATTGTTCTTTACATATTCGTAGATTGCAACCGGTTTCCAGTTGAGGGACTGCGCAAGGGTCGCTATTTCGAGAGATAAAGGGGCCTCTTCCGTATCTTTTGTATCATCAGGGCTGACCGTCTGGTTGCCGCCCCTGTATGCAGGTTTTATGATCGGGGATGATAAGGGCTCTTGTGAGGGGTAGTTCAGGTTCTTATAAGGAAGGCTCCCATGTATCGGTCTTTTGCCTTTGGGAAGGATTCTTTCGAGAAGGTCCGTAAGGCTGTTGAGCTGACTGCTGAGGGCTGATTGCTGACTGCTGCCTTGCTGAAGGCTTTCTATCAGCGCCAGATACTCTCCAAGGGCCTTCAGATACCCCTCTTCCATGGCCCGGTGCCGCTGCCCTGCTCTTGCCCCCAGTTGATCGGCGGTTTCCTGCCGCAATCTGAATCGCTCCTGAAGCAATGCATGCGCTACCTTAGTGCTTTCTGAAATGTCTTTTAGTTTGGCTATCTCATCGTCAATAACAGAGGCATTATTCAGCTTCTGCCGGGCTTGAAGGACAATGGCCCTGCTCTGGATCAGTGACTGCTCAAGTTCTTTCTCAAGGTCAGGCTCAAACGCCGCTGCTAATAAAGGAATGAATAGGAGAATGAAACATGCGGCGGATAAAACAAACCTGTATAGTTGTGCGCAACCCCGATAGCCCCGTTCCACTTGCCCCTCCACAAGTCAAATAAGCGTCTCTGTATATAGTGATCGCAGTAAGCCTGCAAAATATATCAGGCGGTTAATTCACCTGTCAAGGATAATTTAATGGACTGCATTGTTCACGTATCAAACGCAGGGAGAAATAAATGACTGTCCATTTCAGGAAATTCTGATCACTGGTATTGCGGACATAGGCAGAAAGCGGTAAAATTACAGCACATATCATTCCGCAGGGAGGTTATCATGCTGCTGAACGCAACAGAAGCAAACGAAAAATGGTGTCACATTACTATTTCAGCAAACGCAGCAAAATGTCTTGCCTCGGCATGTATGGCATGGAGGTGGGCCGAGTACACACCGCATGTCTGCGAGAAATGCGGGACAGAGGAAACAGAATGGACCGATCAGCCTGAGCAGAGACGCGGCTATTGCGGCCTGGCCGGAATACCAAAGTTATAAGCAGAAATCGGGTTTACGGTATTCCTGAAGGAGTTCCAGTCCATGGATGCCGAAAAACGTGAGATGATCCTCGAAGTCCTGAAGATGCGCCCCGAGAAGCTGAAGATCGATAAGCCCTCTATTTCTGATGATAAGGCAACCTTAAAAGTCTCAGGCAAAGAGGGTTCAGCTGACTCGACACGGTCGATCAGGATGGTGAACGAGGGAGGTGCCTGGAAGGTGCTTGAAGACAAGTGGCATACCGTCTCAAAGTAGCGGCAATGATGGGCCATCAGGAATGCGGCAAATAAACAGGACAAAGGTTTATCAGGAAGAATAAAAAAACCGTCAGGGAGACGCCGCGGTTTTTGGAGGGGACAGCGACGCCTCGTGGTCCTGACGGCAATTCTTTTTATCAGAAGATGTGCCGTTTAAGTATAACATATCTGCAGCCGATACTGCAGCGCTATACTCTTTTCAGAATCCTATCGTAAACATCTTTTCTATTTATTATCCCCAAGACCCAAACCTCATTTTCAATCACCTTAAAGACAACTCTGTAATCCCCTACCCTCATTTTCCAATAGCCTTTCAGTGTTTTCCGCAAAGGCTCACCGTATCGCTGAGGCGCTGTCATGAGACGTTCTTCTATGGCCTTCCTGATTCGTTTTTTGAGGGTAGCGTTCAGCAATGGGATATCAACAGACCTAACGTCAGGATGGTATCTTACTTCGTAAGGCAAAGACTACCACACCTCGTCATGTTTCAGGCTTTTCTTGCGGCTAAAGGACTTCTCGCGAGCGTCTGCAAACTTTGTCAGAGCAACGTCCTCCTCAATTTCCAGAGCAACACTAACAAGATCACGCACTTTCATGGACAATGAAACGCCATCCCTCCTGGCAAGCCGTTCGACGTTTGCATAAAGTGGTTTTTCCAATACAACATTTACTCTCGGATTGTTTGTCGGCATAGGGACCCCCTAAAAAGTGATACACTTATGATACACCGCTGACTATCTCATGTAAAGCCAGGCAAGGTGATTGCAAAGCAATATTAGAAAGGAGTTAATGGTAGGCCCGGGCGGTTTCGAACCGGCACATTTTTCCTTATAAATAAGTAAGTTACAGGCTTTTTATGCGCTCTATTCTGTCCATGGTTTGTCCAAAAAAATCATGTTAATTTCAGGCTACGCTCACACCTTTGCAAGACGGTATAGTAATTTACGATACCGGTTTATGAAGTCAGGAATTCTTGGCCCTTTGTTATAAAAAATATCAGAATCACACCCGTGCGCTTCGTCAAGCTGCAGTTCTCTGCGAATTCTATGGATAGTCTGAGGATCAACCTCCCTACCATCACCTTCGTAGTGGAGTATAGTTTGTAATCCCCTACAAGTTATTTTGAGCTTGTTACTGCCACGAATTTGAGTATCGAACTCACAGTCGTATTCGGCTAAGATACTTTTTAGTTGGCGAAACTGAAGCGGGTACTCTCCGAGACGTATTCTCTTAATATTATTTTGAAGGGCGTTAGCTATATGCATTACTTCTGGATCTGAGCCGATAATTACCTGGGCTGTAGTCTTATCAATAAGGTTGTGAGAGGCAACTGCAATAAGATAATCATAAAAAGAATCCTGATCTAAGGTTATCTTCCATCCATTCTTATCAAGAAATACCAATAATGCAACTAATGCAGTTCTCTTATTACCATTATGGAAAGCATGATTA comes from the Nitrospirota bacterium genome and includes:
- a CDS encoding transglutaminase domain-containing protein; its protein translation is MERGYRGCAQLYRFVLSAACFILLFIPLLAAAFEPDLEKELEQSLIQSRAIVLQARQKLNNASVIDDEIAKLKDISESTKVAHALLQERFRLRQETADQLGARAGQRHRAMEEGYLKALGEYLALIESLQQGSSQQSALSSQLNSLTDLLERILPKGKRPIHGSLPYKNLNYPSQEPLSSPIIKPAYRGGNQTVSPDDTKDTEEAPLSLEIATLAQSLNWKPVAIYEYVKNNISTEWYWGCMKGAEETLRQRSGNDCDQATLLAAMLRASGFPTRYVRGTIEFFPDIEKAKNLTGIEDPLKMAEFFQKAGIPHKPVIQGGKITNLQIEHIWIESRIPDTFSDTREHEDPSRQHAV
- a CDS encoding type II toxin-antitoxin system RelE/ParE family toxin, producing MPYEVRYHPDVRSVDIPLLNATLKKRIRKAIEERLMTAPQRYGEPLRKTLKGYWKMRVGDYRVVFKVIENEVWVLGIINRKDVYDRILKRV
- a CDS encoding toxin-antitoxin system, antitoxin component yields the protein MPTNNPRVNVVLEKPLYANVERLARRDGVSLSMKVRDLVSVALEIEEDVALTKFADAREKSFSRKKSLKHDEVW